The sequence catGGGAACCCAGATCTGCTGAACTGTATGTGAAATTTTCTGGCATGCACCCATCCTCCTTTTCTATCTGTTTGGAACACAATATCTGGTGGAATAATTTATTCGTATTGGGTTACGTTCATATTACATAACGAAGTCAAAAAGAGGAAAGACGCTCCCACACACTGTATCCCAAAGCCCAGGGACATTCACCTGCAAGGGTTTATATATATGAAGTACTGATTTTacttccaaaaaaaagaaaacttttctTCCAAGCTCTGGAGCTACTGTCCTAGAAGCAACATGGTGAATCCATCGTCAGCATCTGTAGCAGGTGTCAAAACGGCGACAGACAGTTTGAAAATAAACAGGCATGACTTGACAAGAAATTAAAGTCTCAGACAAAGCAAgacttccataaatgttaaacaaacatccCCTTAGACAAAACTTTCTTTTTAAGTAAAATGAATCTTTTATGAGTCATTTTAGTTAATACTAAGCGTCTGCTCTCTATGTAAATTAATCACTATAGAGACAGTAATATGCATGAATTGGTATAAACCTGtagaaaatgtattaataactTGTGACCTGTCGGAACTGAAATGTCAACAGTACAACAGGAATGTAAACTCTATTTAAACTCAAATTCTGAGCTTTTAAACATAACAATCTCTGCCTctgtgcctgtgtatgtgttCTTCAGTTACTCCTAACTCTCGGTAGATCTCATGTTTGCTATACAGCAACACCTGTGGCTTTTATCTACCACCGAGATGAAACATTTCTCCAGCTGAAGCTTGTAACCTCAAGAAACTAGAAATTAGCACCCGAATAGCAAATTGTAGTGCATGCTATCATTCCTATCTTATCACGATTCACTAAGCTGACACTAAGCTGAACGAGCCATATCTCATTATTCACCGCTTTTCATGTCTTCTCAGGTGTAAAACATCGGCGAGATTGCTCTCAAACCAACGCCGGCACCCGATGGAACCAAATCAGCTTAATGGAACCCCAGTCTTTAGAAAAACCGTGTCTAGCTGCCACAGCTGTGTAAACCGGCTTAGCTCCATACGATCAAGGACGTCAATCACACGGTTGTGACATTCCAGCATCAGTGCTGTGACCCGTTAGCCAACTCAAAAGCAAGGTTTCAGAACATGGCCTGGTAAGGCAGACCGAAAACATGCAACAGGAGGTTCTAACATGtacctggagaaaaaaaaaaggagtgcaATCACACCAACACCTCCCACGCGCCAGCCAATCAATTCTCACGCCCCACTGCACCACCCACGCAAGTGTTCTCACACTGGCCTAGCAAATGCTACCCCCTGATAACCAAGAGAGACTGGAAAAGAGAggattttctatttctttcttttcaaatgACTTCTGCAACTTTCCTAACATCTGATTTCACTatcaatatatacatatatcataataattattataatatattatattatattaaaaatgtcttGTTTATGAGAAGCTAATGcgacatttttaataaattgtaaataataatacttcACATTACGTGAACTAACATTATTTAAGTAGTTACGTATAATTAATACACtataattaaatgtcatttgtcTAAATAACCAAACCCATGCAGACTAATgattatgtaaggaataaaacacaatgagtGCTGCTTTTATAAGGATATAATGTATGAGACACGGCGCCACGTGAAGCCGTGTTACCGTTAACAGCTGAAATTTGATTACTTTTCTATAACaacacatcctgaagtgtttatGCCTCTTCTACCACAGATATTTTACCAATAATTGCATgtttaattgaataaaacactgtagGTCATTtgatttttatccatttgttgTTAGCATGAAACAAGTTCCTGTTTTGGCTTTTCCTATAGCAGTTCAGAGAAACTTTTACGTCTACAATTTTTAGACAATTTTTAGGTCCGAaacctttaaaagaacatctttATCTCTGATTGCTGCAAAGCTTGGAACTGGACACTCCTTCCATATATTTCTGAGCTAGAGAAGTATGTGAACTACAACACCAGTTAAATTCGGACaattttattaacattaacgTGACCGGAATTTTTAAATGCTAACTCGTAAAGAAGACGCCTCATAGAGTCAGCTtatggacaaaaaaataataaaagcaatgGTTTATTTAATAAGAATGGATCATTATAATCTTTTCAATGGAGTATTGTATATCATGTAATAGAAATGGCTCTCTACATCCTACATCCTACATACTCTAACTACCTTTGCATGACATCACAGGCTAATTCTGGCAAGTAAACAGTATTATAATTCATCCTTGTAATCTGTCTGCTGCTCCTAACTCCACACATGAGGCAACGTGAATCCTGCCCCGATTAACCTCCTGTTAGCACTTGTTGCAGTTCCCACATTTGTCCACTATACACTATGGCACTCTAACAAACTCTACGGACCTAAACATTCACTATGAGCTGTTCCCATGATTGTGCCGAAATTCCGAAAATAACAATCTGTCCATTTTTAAACTAGCACTTACTCAAATCAGATCATTAGCATTTTACCAGAATCGAACGATGACTTTGTAAAGACTCTGTGAATATTTGCTGATAGAAAGTCTACAGcgttctgacactggagactccttccagagcTTTTCTCCATATCGATAATTACACGTAGGCTGTTAACACATCTACAAGTCCATCTGAAAcatgttaccatggaaaccacGGTGTATTACaacaacatgtaaatatttagGCAGAAtcttgtcagagctgctgttaagtTGCTGTTTTCACTGCAACTTACTTATAACTAACTTACTTCCACTTTACAATACCTTCTCATCTGTGAACGTAATGAAATTTCTGAAACTCTGGAAAGAGCTAGTCCTTAAGGGAGAGATAAAAGTGCTTTGATTTACTCCATGACTGAACGCACGCGCTGGCCGGCTCACTCCGTTATACTGCACTTGTAAAGCATATCAGTGATTACACAGTTTGGCATTTTCCTGgggcaaacatttttttctcagaTATTTACATGTGCTGACGTACAGACGGAGAGAAGAAacacagattgtgtgtgtgtgtgtgtgtgtgtgtgtgtgtgtgtgtgtgtgtgtgtgtgtgtgtgtgtgtgtgtgtgtgtgtgtgtgcacgtggtTACGTCACAGCTGGGTAGGCTTTATAAATGCGTCCCTAGCTTTTCTTCATAAGAACAAGAGCTTTCATTCTCAAACGAGCAGCACGCGCTCCTCAACAAGACAAGGTAAAGCCCTTTAACTGTCTGCCTGTTTATCTATCTTTTtctttatctatctctctatctatctagattATGCATGATCCTACAAATACTATGTGGTTGGTACGAAATATTTGACATGCATACTGTTGCTTAATGCATTTGGCTACAATTCTTGTTTAAATCTCTAAAAACAAAGATCCTGCAGCCATATAACGACAATGAGCAAGCATTAAATAGaggattgtttttttatgatttattattattaatattttatttttattgtttattaactttcttatttgaatttttctgactttcttttatattactttaattttaattttaattttatattgtaAACTACACTTTTTAGATTTTTCATAATAGGATATTTTTAGTATTCTTATTATATTgcttttatcatattttatttaatttaatatcataaattttagttttatttgaatattttaaaaaattttattttctaattgcAGCACCATTCAAGCTTAGCTAGCTGGAGCTAGTTggttaatctatctatctatctatctatctatctatctatctatctatctatctatctatctatctatctatctatctatctatctatctacctgtctatctatctatctatctatctaattgctaaataaatacaacaatacTCCACTAGGAGAAAACATGCAGAGCTTGTACTAACAAgagttctcttttttttgtctctctaaTTCCACATGCCTCAAACACattcacatgaacacacacaggatgaactgtggtgtgtgtgtgtgtgtacttctgGCCGCCCTCTCGGTCACCTATGCGGCTCGCACTCGCTCCTCTCCTGTGCAAGATGAGAACGATGCTCTGCCCTCGCAGATGGACTCCAGCATGAGCGCTGGACACGATGCCAACACCCGCGCCAACGTCAATGAGCTGCTGGCCAGACTTATCTCCAGGAAAGGTgagaaaaacatacacacacacacacacacacacacacacacacacacacacacacacacacacagacacacacacaaattaacaaGTAGGTACTACTGCCTGTAAATAGATTTGtttcaaaagagagagagaaacagtgatcagagagaaaaaaaaagtgtggtagagagagagagagagagagagagagagagagagagagagagagagagagagagagagagagagagagagagagagagaggatggagaAAGCGACAAAGAATCCAAGAGAAAtacataaacagacagagagaggtagaggagagcaaaagagagagagagagagagagtgagagagagagagaagcatattttgtttattcttttttttttcaaatatgttAAAAACAATTAATCAATTTACCAAACCTATGAAGATGAATTTAGATTTTATAGTAATTTTACAGAggtttgttcctttttttttttataaaacattctaTAAAATTCTCTAAATTTTAATTACATGTTTTCAAAGGTTCTAGTTTCTCcgtgtttttttccatttgtttttcttttaaacagtaTATTCATTTTGCTCCTTGTTTTATTCTCCTCATATTTCCGACTTTCATTTATTTGgttgttgagagagagagagagagagagagagagagagagagagagagagagagagagagagagagagagagagagagagaggaaatgcaCAACATAGTTTCATAGCCCTTAATAAAGAAGCTTTAAGATTATTGCAGTGCTTTTCATTatctttactgtgtgtgtgataaagttCCTCAGGTCGtttcttttatttgtaaagtgcACTGCAGGCGTATCCCAGGGCAACGTCACAATTCAGCTTAACACAAGACGGTAAAAATGTCCAGTTCCAAAAGACTGCTAAACACACTGGATAATGGGGctgcatttattgttttaagtgATGTTGTGAGAACTGGCTATAGCATACATCACGAACTgcagcactcacacactgcgCTGAATACCGAGAAAGAGATGATGCGTTTAGTGCTTTCTCAGATAGTTATGTAGCATCAGATCAATCACATAATAGTGTTCtgtgaatgcacacacacacacacacacacacacacacacacacacacacacacacacacacacacacacacacacacacacatttgaaggtttgcaaattaaaaaaatatgtgtaaAAAAGACAGGAGCAAAAAAGGTAAATCATTATATACCAACAGTTTGTAGAAAactcattaaaaatatacacttATGAGTTTTTTTCCAGTTACCAAAACGCAGCATACCTTAGTGAcactctgtctatctctttaCCTATCTCAGTGATCTGTCTGTGTCCTGGCAAATTACTAGATGTTTAATCACATGCTGCATCagttttattaaatcattttatttgtttttgtcagcAGAGGATTCAGAAGCCTTTCATTACCTTGACTAATAGTTTGCTGAACTCTAGAGTAATTGAAAGCTGTTACAACATTTTAGCGTCACGTGTTAAGCCTTCCGGCTGTTTCCCGAAAACACCGTAACATCAACAGGCCTAAACAGGAACCTGAAACAGCTGGGTGCACGCCTGAGAGCGGGATATTAGCTCACGGCTTCGGTGCCGTCTAATTGCGAATCCTCCCAGGGCGTTCTTGCCTTTGTTCCTTCTCTTTTGAGCGTGCTAGCATAATCGTGGCTGAGCACGAACTCCAGGGTGCTTCAGAGAAACGCCATCGCAACGGTCAACAACAGTAAACATTGAGTTGCATCACATGCCCCAGCATGGCCCGGGGCTTCTAAGTAAACTGCTTAGTGCTGAGGTTATAACGACTCACACTACAATGAGCAGCGCACGGAGTGGTTATATGCATGTGGGTGCAATGCACTCAGACGTGAAGCTGGGGCCGAAAAGAAACCGGTTAGCATTAATCACCtaataggacacacacacacgtctgtgaGTATGTCTGTGTGAATTACTGTGCAAGTGTGGGAAGTGTGACTTTCACACACATCTATAATTTGCACTGAAGTGGACTAGAAATGTGTGTCGCACGTGGCAAAATGTCCCCCATCTGTTGCATTAGTATCACACCCAAAAGCATTTTCAGCAACTTTcgccaacatacacacacacacacacacacacacacacacacaccatgccacaacacagaactaagttTTCGTCTCTTTCTACTAAACGAGCAGTCCACATCATCATCCTGGACattttgcaagaaaaaaaatctagggggaaaaaaacatttggttttgtttgaCAGCATAGAAAAAGAATTATATCACTAGAAAATTAGACAATATTTAGTTTTATTGAAGAAGTAAAtggttagatagatagatagatagatagatagatagatagatagatagatagatagatagatagatagatagatagatagatagatagatagatagatagattcacaTTTCGTGTTTATTATAAGGACGACGCTTCTGGCAGATACCTTAAGTTCTCTGAACCTACAGTACGAGTCAGAATCAATTAAAGAGCTGAGAGTTGAAAGCTTTGCAGGTGCTGTCAGACAACCAGCAGCGATATTAAGCATAAGGTGACATTAGCTGTTTAATTAGGCTATAATTAAGGCAGATCAGTCAGACGTTTTCTTGTTTTTACCTTCAAAAACCTCTACGTATGACTTCGAAAACCTTTAGAATCGTTTCGTAGACATGATTCCTTAACAGATTGCACTGATATTCCTCCGCCACTAATTTACTGACATAATTGTCATTCAAATGATAAAAAACTATGAGAACACACCTAGCATAAGCTAGCTAATGACTGAGGGCATTTATGTAGGTAGCATAAAGCTTTGTTTATGCAGAATGGAAAGGCACAGTGACACTGGAAAGGTGTCTATAGTGTCTGGAATGCCAACATTTCTCTCAGATATGTTGTTACTTTACTAAGAAAAAGCCCGGTTCAACTAAAATGATGGTGTATTTGCAGTAGCTGGATTCCACCATTTTGAGTAAAGTGGgtattttttctgctttgttttaGAATATATTTGATAGTAGGAGACCGAGACATTcgtaaatatttctatttagaAAGCGTTTctatggtttatttattatttatattattttatactctTATGAATGCTTAGCTGTAGCTGACTTAGTTAATCCTATACAAAGAAATATCAGAAGACTGTATATTCAGTATGTAAGataaaataaggaaatataCGCACATGTTTCTTCCAAATGGGTGGATTTGCGGTGCCTCGAGACGTGTCTAAAGGCGCATTTGAGCATGGAACAAAGCCAGAGATGCAAAAGCTCTTAGACGTGGGTGAAATGAATCAGAGACAGAACATCTGGAGCAGATGTGCATCTGTCATCCCACTTCCAACAAAAACGGAAGGCTACGCTAAGCGCTTCcgtgtctgtctctccgtctgtcaAAGTCTCATTTAGTGACAGAGAGAAACTTTTCCGACTTTTTCTCTAGTGTAGCATAAGTCTTGTTAATACAgtaaatttaattaaagataAAGATTTACAACCAAAATCTTAAAAACAATATCGGTGTTGATCCAGACTGCGATCCCAAATGCTTTATCTTTTTGTTTAGggttttaaatttgtttatattttgggaaCGAGATCCAATGACGATTATTTGGATTTGTTCAAAAAAGCTGCCAGCAAATGATTTGAGAATTTTTAAATCAAGTTCacaaacaggtaaaaaaaaaaaaaaaacatacatattattttacaaacaaatgGTTTCAAAATCtgagacattttaaaatttgtctCAAGATTTTCGGTTTGGGTTTCAATCTAGCATAGAATTGTACTTCGAGTGTATCATTATATGGAATGAACAGATAATATGGAGattaagattttttaaaatttaagatTTTGAGAttctataatatatttattacatacatcACTGACAggtgtaaagaaaaataataattgcgTAAATAGAATTATAGGAATAGGACAATAAGCCTGAGCACAATTCAATATATTACTATTTAGTCCACAGCCACATTGAGTTTAAATCCAAATTCTGATACTGGTAGAAATTATTAGTATTGTGTAGAAAagcattagaaaaaaaacatcctgtgtatatttctatatcaacaaaagattaaaaaatctTCTgcattaggccacacccactttgaGTTTATATCCAAAGTCTTATACAGATCTTTGCAGACTTCTACAGTCTAGACTTATCTTAGCATATATGACGTCTTCAATGAAATTACAGCTAACTTAATCTTCGTTTCATTCTCACTctggtctctttctctcttttgctctcagGTTCTGTTCGTCGGAACTCTGTGGCGAACAGCAAGGCGAGTGCTTTGAGCGCTAACCACCGGATAAAAGATCGGGACTACTTGGGCTGGATGGACTTCGGTCGCCGGAGTGCCGAGGAATACGATTACTCCTCATGAGGGACCACGCCTCAT is a genomic window of Tachysurus fulvidraco isolate hzauxx_2018 chromosome 15, HZAU_PFXX_2.0, whole genome shotgun sequence containing:
- the cckb gene encoding cholecystokinin produces the protein MNCGVCVCVLLAALSVTYAARTRSSPVQDENDALPSQMDSSMSAGHDANTRANVNELLARLISRKGSVRRNSVANSKASALSANHRIKDRDYLGWMDFGRRSAEEYDYSS